The Mailhella massiliensis DNA segment AAAGGCGCAGCGCGAATAATACAGATGCACCTCCGGCACCCCGAAGGCGTCGCAGCTGCGGTATATGGCCGACACGTTGTGCGGGTCCCACACGTTGTCCATCACGAGGGTGAGGCCCTTCTGGCGCTGCGTGAGCACCTTTTCAATCTTCGCCCGGCGGCGTTCGGTCATGGCGCGCATCAGAACTCCAGAGAACCCGTGGTACGGGGGAAGGGAAGCACGTCGCGGATATTGGAAATACCCGTGAGCAGCATGATCATGCGTTCAAAGCCCATGCCGAAGCCGGAATGAGGCACGCTGCCGAAGCGGCGCAGGTCGAGATACCACCAGTAATCCTCTTCCTTCTGTCCGAGCTCCGCAATGCGGGCCACAAGGCGGTCGAGGCGTTCTTCTCTCTGGCTGCCGCCCACAAGCTCGCCGATGCGGGGAACGAGAAGGTCCATGGCGGCCACGGTCTCGTTGTCGTCGTTCATGCGCATGTAGAACGCCTTGATGTCCTTGGGATAGTCGTACACCGTTACGGGAGAGCGGAAATATTCCTCGGCAAGGAAGCGTTCATGCTCGGTCTGCAGGTCGGTACCGAAAGACACGGGATACTCGAACTTCCTGCCGCTTTCCTGCAGGAGCTTTACCGCGTCGCGGTAGCTGATGCGGGCATACTTCTTTTCCATCATGTCTCTGAGTCCGTCCAGAAGGCCGGGAGAGACGAACTTGTCGAACAGGGCCACGTCGTCCGCGCAGGTCTCCACCGTGTGACGCACCACATGGCGGATCAGCCCTTCGGCCAGTTCCATGTTGTCCCACAGGTCGTTGAAGGCGGCTTCGGGTTCCACCATCCAGAACTCGGCGGCGTGACGCGGAGTGTAGGAATGTTCGGCGCGGAAGGTGGGGCCGAAGTTGTACACCTTGCCCAGCGCGCAGGCCAGGGCCTCGGCCTCAAGCTGGCCCGACACCGTAAGGCTGGCCTGCTTGCCGAAGAAGTCGTTTTCAAACACGTTGCCGGATTCCGGCTTCGGCCCGCCGTCCACGGGAAGCGTGGTCACGCGGAACATCTCGCCCGCGCCCTCGCAGTCGGAGCCGGTGAGGATGGGCGCATGAACATAATAGTAGCCGAGGGAACGGAAATAGTCGTGCACGGCGAGCGCCGCCTCGGAACGGATGCGGAAGGCCGCGCCGTACTTGTTGGTACGGGCGCGAAGGTGCGCGATGGTGCGCAGAAATTCATCGGAATGGCGCTTTTTCTGAAGAGGGAACACCGCCGGATCGGCAAGGCCGAACACCGTCATGTTCCGGGCATGGACTTCCCACTTCTGTCCCTTGCCGGGAGATTCCACAAGGTCGCCGCAAACGCTCACCGCTGCGCCCGTGTTCACGCCCTCAAGGGCGCCCCAGGCCTGCGTGCCCTCGTCGATGATGCACTGCAGGTTCTTCAGGCAGGAACCGTCGTTGAGTTCAAGAAAGGCAAATCCCTTGGAATCGCGGCGGGTTCTCACCCATCCGCATACGGTAATGCCGGCGCGCGGTCCGGCGGAAGCCAGAGCTTCGCTGATACTGGTACGCTGCATGGAACATCTCTCCAGAGA contains these protein-coding regions:
- the asnS gene encoding asparagine--tRNA ligase; the encoded protein is MQRTSISEALASAGPRAGITVCGWVRTRRDSKGFAFLELNDGSCLKNLQCIIDEGTQAWGALEGVNTGAAVSVCGDLVESPGKGQKWEVHARNMTVFGLADPAVFPLQKKRHSDEFLRTIAHLRARTNKYGAAFRIRSEAALAVHDYFRSLGYYYVHAPILTGSDCEGAGEMFRVTTLPVDGGPKPESGNVFENDFFGKQASLTVSGQLEAEALACALGKVYNFGPTFRAEHSYTPRHAAEFWMVEPEAAFNDLWDNMELAEGLIRHVVRHTVETCADDVALFDKFVSPGLLDGLRDMMEKKYARISYRDAVKLLQESGRKFEYPVSFGTDLQTEHERFLAEEYFRSPVTVYDYPKDIKAFYMRMNDDNETVAAMDLLVPRIGELVGGSQREERLDRLVARIAELGQKEEDYWWYLDLRRFGSVPHSGFGMGFERMIMLLTGISNIRDVLPFPRTTGSLEF